CCCCGAAGGGGGCGGGCTGTACCTCAACGCCGAACTGGGCGGCGGCACCTACACCCTGCTGGCAGCGCCGGCGGGGCAGGACGATGGCCGCGAGTACGGCATCCGGGACGAGGCGGCCGCGGTCAATCTGAACCACAGCGACCAGGCCGTGCTCCTGCGGCTGCCCGGTCTGGACGCCGACCTTGCCGCATCGATCGTCGCGCTGAGAGATCGGATGGAGGGCATCGGGGAGATCGAGGACCTGCTTCTGATCGAGGGCATCGACGCCGTGCTCCTCTATGGCGAGGACCGGAACGGCAACGGCGTGCTGGACCCCTGTGAGGACGACGGCGAGGCGACCCTGCCGCCCGACAACGCCGATGCGCGTCTGGAGACGGGTCTGGCCGAGTTCCTGACGTGCCGATCGGCGGTGCGCAACGTGACTGCGGACGGCAAAGAGCGTGTCAACATCAACACGGCGGATGCGGAACAGCTCAAGTCGGCCTTGACGAACGTGTCGGAGGAACAGGCGCTCTCCATCGTCGAGCATCGCAAAAAGGGTGAGTTCGAGAGCATCGGCGGTCTGCTCGACGTGATGCTTGTCGAGAAGGAACAGAAGCGGGAATCCGAGGATGGCGGGCAGGGCGGCCGTCCGCAGCAGGGGCCGGGGGCGAACGAGCCCCAGGCGAGACCTCAGCAGCCGAACCAGCAGGGCGGCGGTTCGGACGGCGGCCAGTCCGACCGGACGACCGACGAGAAGGCGTTCAGCAGTGAGGAGTTCGTCGCCATCGCCGACCTGCTCACCATCACGGACGACGAGGTCCTGCACGGCCCTGTGAACGTCAACACCGCGCCGCCGGAGGTCCTGGCCTGTCTGCCGGGCATGGACCAATCGCTCGCGCTGGCGGTGGTGGACCGCCGCCGGCAGGCGCCCTACGAATCGGTCGGCGAACTGCTTGACCTGGACGGCCTCGATGCCGAGTCGTTCAAGAAGCTGTGCAACCTGGTGGCCGTGCGGTCGGACGTGTTCAGCGTGCGCTCCTTCGGCGTCGTCGGCGGAACCGAGGGGCCCGCCGCGGCACAGTGTTGCGTGCATGCGGTCATCGACCGGACCGAGGACGGGATTCGACTGGCGTCATGGCGCGAACTCCATTGAGGTGAGTGGACGCATGGGTCTTCAGAACGCAGGGAGGCGGCGGGTCGTCGTCTGGCAGAGGTGTGGCGGGTGCTGGCTGGCCGTGCTCGGCGAGGCCGGCGGCGCCGCGCCGCTCGTGCTTCGCACGGCCAGTCTGCCGGGGGCACTGCGCCTGCCGGAGCTGCCGGACGCCCTCCGCTGGAAGAAGGGCAGTGCGGGCCTTCTTGTGGTCGGCTCGCAGGACTGCCGGTTCCGCAGCGTCGACCTTCCGCCTGCGCCTGACGGCGAGGTCGAGGCGATGCTGAATCTGCGGCTCGAGACGGAACTGCCCTGGCCGCCCGATGCGCGGGCGTGGGGCTGGCAATCCCATTCCACGAAGACCGGAATCGAGGCGACTGTGCTGGCGCTGCCGTCTCAGGACGTGGCCGCGCTCGAGAGCGAACTGGAGGCCGTCGCGTGGCCCCGGGAATCGGTCGAGGCCCGGGAGGCGGGCCTGGGGCAGTTGGCCGCCCACCTGGTTCCGGCAGGCACGGCGGCGATGGTGGCGGCGGACCCCGAGGGGATCGTGGTCTCCGTGGTCAGCGACGGCCGGATGGTCTACAGCCGTCTCCTCTCCGCTGTGCCGGGTGAGAGGTCATCCGTCCACATCGCCCTGGAGGTGGAGCAGACGCTCCAGCACGCCGCCTGGCAGAGGGGTTCCGGCGGTCCGGACGCCGTGTTCGTCGCCGGGGACTCGCCGGACGGCTCCCTGCAACGGGAACTGCAGAATGCGGGCCTGCCCGTGCGCGAACTCGCGCCGGGCCCCGGCCTGCAGGTGGCTCCGGAGGCCGGCGATCCCGCAGACGTGCTGTGGCGGTACCCCGCCTGCGTCGGCGCCCTCATTGCCGAACATGAACGGCGGCGCGGCAACCGGGCGGCCGCACCGCTCCTGCGCGGCGCCAGGCCGAAGCGTCGGCTGCGGGCGCCGGCGGGCGTCGCGCGGCTGGCCGTGCTGAATGCCGTGATGTGTGTCGCCCTGATCGCGTCGGCCTTCGCGGTGCGGCACGTCAGGCTGCGCGTCGTCAACGCGGCCCTGACGCGTGCGGAGCCGGCGCTGGCCGAGCTGGCCCCCCTGGAGGATGAGGTGCGCGTACTCCAGGAGGAGGCCGCGTGCCGGACGTCCCAGCTCGATTTGCTGCTCGCCGTCGCCCAGGCCCTGCCGGAGGGAGTCGGCGTGTCCGAACTGCGGAGCGACCGGAAGGGGCACGTGAGCATCCGGGGGACGGCACAGTCGGTGGAGGTGGTCTCCAAGGCGGTGGCCGCCCTGGAGGCGGACGGACGGTTCTCCGACACGCGGTTCGACCGCACCGAGGCCGCCAAGCAGGGCAAGGCGTTCCAGATCGACTTCAGTGTTCGCTGACAGGACCGGGACATGAGACTGCATGAGCGCGAGCGACGGACGCTTCTTCTGGGAGGAATGGCTGCGGCGGCGATCGCCATCGTCGCCTGGGGCGTCGTGCCCCTGGGGAAGTGCTGGCGGCGGATGGGCGACGAACTGGCGCCGAAACAGGCCGCACTGGCGCAGGCGCAGGAGAGGCTCGATCGGCGCACGGCCCTCCTGGCTCGCCGGGCCGGACTGATCCGGCAGATCGGATACGTTGCCCCTCCGGCGACGACCGCCGACGCCGACGGGAAGGGCGTGGCGGATGGCGCCGCGCGGACCGGGTTCGAGGCGGAACTGGAGAAGACGGCGGGCCAGTGCGAGGTGGACCTGAAGTCGCTCGTGGGCGAGAGGGTCCGGCCGGGACAGAGTGCCTCCCGCTACGAAGAGCGGGCGTTCCGCGTCGAGGCCGAAGCCACCCCCGATGCCCTTGTGGCCTTCCTGCACGCGCTCGAGAAGGGCCCGCGGCTGGTGCGCGTCGACGAGCTTATCCTCCGGCAGGACACCCAGAAGCCGGGCCCGGCGAAGGTCACCCTGCAGGTGGCCGCATACGAACGCCGGGCTGCGGCGGGAGGCTCGAAATGACAACGGCTGGCGACACCGCAGTCAACGGGCGTGCCATGCGGCTGCTGATGATCGTGCTCATCGCGCTGAGTCTCCTGCAGCTTCTCCGGTGGGTGCGCGCGCAGCGGGTGGGACTGCCGGCCGGTCCCCTCGGCGCCGATGCCCTGGCCGCTCCGGCGCGAGACGGCGTTCCGGCCCTGGCGGAGTACTCCGCGATCGCGGATGAGGAGCACTATGGGAAGAAGCCGCCGGTGCCCCGCCTCCAGTTGTTCGGTGTCATCGGCGACGCCGCACTCCTGGGCACGTCGCCGCAGGATGCCGGACTGCACAAGGTCGATGCGAAGCTCCCCGGCAACCACGTGCTGGTCGAGGTCGGCGTCGACCAGGTCGTCCTCGAGCGCGAGGGGAAGCGCCAGACGCTGAAGCTGTTCGGCGAGCCGATCTGGCAGCCGGCCGCATCCCCCGCGTCGGTCGGGCCGCAGGGCCCGGCCGGCATACCTGATCACGCCCCCATGGCGGGGCCAAGGAGTAGGCAGCAATGAACGGCGTCTGCGGATTCCGATTCCGACGTTCCACACGTCTCTGCGCCGCCCTGGCCGTGCTGTTGTCGCTGACCGCGTCCTCCGCAAAGGCTGCGGAGGCGCCGCCTCCCGCTGTGCAGGAGGCGCCGCTTCCCGCTGTGCAGGAGGCGCCGTCTGCCGCTGTGCAGGAGGCGCCGCCTCCGGCCGTGCAGGAGGCGCCGCCTCCGGCGGTGTCCTCTGCCGATCCGGCCGGCCCGGAGACGATCACGTTGAACCTGAAGGGCGCCAACATCGAGCAGATCATGAAGTTCATCGGCGAGACTACGGGCAAGCCCGTCCTGCAGGGGAAGGACGTCAGCGGCAACGTCACGGTTGCCAGCCCCGGGCCGGTGACCAAGGCGCGGGCCATCGATCTGATCTCTCAGGCACTGCGCCTTCAGGGCATAGCGATCGTGGAGCGGGACGGCGTCGTCTACGTGCTCCAGACGAAGGACGTCCCTCGCCTCGGCATCGAGGCTGTTGGGGCGGCGGCGGAGGAGGTCGGCGAGGGTTTCGTGCGCACGATGATCCCGATCCGGTTTTCCGACGTGGAGCGGGTGCAGAAGCTCGTGGAGCCCTTGCTGGGCGAGGGCGGCAGGGTCCAGGCCGACTCGGTGTCCCGCAAGCTCATCGTGACGGCTTCGGCGGCGGAACTGGCCGGCATCGAGGACGTCATCCGGCAGGTCGACGTCGTGGAGATCCAGGAGAGCCAGGTCAGGATCTTCCAGCTCAAGCACGCGGAAGCCGCCGAGATTGCCACGGTTCTCCAGACCATCCTGAGCGGGGGTTCAGGCGGCGCCGGCTCGGGCGGCGCCCCCAGGGGGCCGTCCGGCGCCGGACCGTCCGGAGGCCGGAGCGCCGATTCGGCAGACGTGGCCGTCGTGCCCTACCCGACCGTCAACTGGATACTGGTGCGGGCGCCGAAGGACACGCTGGAGGCGGCCGAGAAGCTCCTCAACGAGCTGGACCGGGAGAAGCCGCCGGAGGTCACGCTGTTCGTGCTCAGTCTGGAGCACTCCGACGCGCGCGAACTGGCGGCACAGCTCTCCGCGCTCTTCCGGCAGCGCCAGCGGACCCGCGGCGTGCGCGACACCGTCGAGATCGCGGCGGACGCACGCTCCAACTCCCTCGTCGTCTATGCGACGCCCGAGAATGCCCAACTGATACGCAACGTCGTCACGGAGGTGGACACCGAGGAGGCGCGGCGCACCGAGACCCGAATCCGGCCGCTGACGCACGCGGACGCCGAGGACCTGGCGACACAGCTCAACGGGCTCTTCTCGAGGAGCACGGTCTACTCCTACGGGGCCTACTCGTCCCGTTACCAGAGCCTGAGCGAGACGACCCGGTTCGTGGCCGAGCCCCACAGCAACAGCCTCATCATCGTGGCGCAGCCGAACCAGTTCAGGGAGATCGAGGACATCATCGAGAAGCTCGATCAACCCCTGAACGCGGCGGAGATATCGCCGCGCATCTACCCGATCCGGCACGTGGACGCCAAGGACATGACGGACGTGCTGAGCGAGGTCTTCGGCGGCGAGCAGAAGCAGCGCGGCAGCGGCTACTACTACTATAGCTACTACGACCAGACACAGGACTCGAGCGTCGGGCGGCTCTACGGCAAGACCCGCTTCGTCCATGAGCAGGCGACCAACTCCGTCATCGTGATCACCAACAACACGAAGAACTTCGCCATCATCGAGGCGGTCATCGAGAACCTGGACCGTGCCATGCCGGAGGCCGCCAACACGCTCGTCTATGAACTGGAGCACGCCGACGCCACGGAGGTGGCGACGCAGCTCAACCGCCTGTTCGCGCCTCCGGGCAGCGGCCAGGCGTCCGACAGCGAGGCGGAGGCGCGCGCGAGCTTCTACAGCTGGCTCATGGGATCGTCGAAGGAGGAGGAGAGGCCGATCAGCAACCTGATCGGCAAGGTGCGCGTGGTCGGCGACGTGCGCACAAACTCCCTGCTCATCACGACCGCCGTGCAGAACTTCGATGCCCTGCGCGGGATCATCAGGTTTCTCGATGCGGCCGCGCCGAAGGTGCTGATCCGCATTCAACTGGTGGAGATCACCCGCACGAACGAGCAGCGCGTCGGCACCCGATGGACCTCCGATTCCAGCATCTTCGACAGCAAGGAGTTCAACAACGGCCTGCTGACGACGTTCGGCTACGCCTGGGAGGACGTCAGCAGCAACGCCACCCTGAGCGCCGACTTCCGGCTCTCCGCCCTGGTTCAGTTCCTCCAGCGGACGTTCTGCGCCCGGGTGCTCGCCCAGCCGACCCTGGTCGCCAACAACAACGAGGAGGCCACGCTGTTCGTCGGGTCCGAAATCCCCTTCATCAGCCAGAGCATCTCCCAGCCGGGCACGACGGCGCGGAGCGATTCGTTCGAATACCGGGACGTGGGGCTGACGCTGAAGATCAAGCCGCACATCAACAAGCACGGTCAGGTTGTCACCTCCGTCCTGCTGGAGTCCTCGCAGGTCCGTGAGGGCGAAGCGCTCTTCGGCGCCGCCATCATCGACACGCGCAAGTACGAGACCCATCTGGCGGTCGACAGCGGGCAGACGATCGTGATCGGCGGCATCCTGAACGTCGAAGAGGCGGAGATCGTCAGCCGTGTGCCCATCCTGGGCCACATCCCCGTCCTGAAGCTGCTCTTCAGCAAGCGCGACCGGGTGACGAACACCCGCGAACTGATCGCCTTCGTCACGCCGACCGTTCTCAGAGTGCGCTCCGAGGACGACGCCGTCACGGCGTCCGAACGCAGCGTCGTCCCCGAGTTCGACGATCTGGTGGACACCTATAGCGGGGACGACTGAGCGGGCGCCTGCCGATCGAGCGGCTCGTCCCAGACCTTCTTGAGGAACTCGCCGAAGGCCGTCGGGAAGTACTCGAGCAGTTCGGCGTAGCGCGTGTCGGCCCGGGTCGGGTCGCCCGACGCGCCGGTCTCGGTGACGTCGCCCCGGGTGTAGTAGTTCAGGTGCAGGGGCAGCGAGTCGCGCTTGACCACGGGCCGGACCATGCCCTCCGGCTTGACCAGGTCGGGGCGGTGATACATGAAGAAGGAGGTTTCCCATGCGTCGGCGTGGAAGTTGAACTGCCCCTGATCGAGCCGGCGGTAGATCTCCGGTCCGCGGGTGAAGCACGTGCGGTTGTCGGCCATGTAGATGCGCACGTCCTCGATGCCCTCGCGGCGCAGGCGGCCGGCCAGGTCGCGCAGTCCCTCGGTGGCCGGGGCGATGTTGCCGCCGTGGCCGCTGATGCAGGCGATCTTGCGGAACCCCGCCCGCAGCACCTCGCGCACCACGTCCTCGAGCACCTTCAGGTAGGTCTCCAGGCTCAGGCTGATCGTGCCGGGGAAGTCCGTATGGTGGGTGGCCCGGCCGAAGGGCAGGGCCGGCAGCACGACGACGGGGACGCCGTGATCGTCGCGGGCACGCCGGGCGCCCTCGAGCCCCCAGTACTGCGCCAGCAGGTAGTCGCACCCGACCGGGATCATCGGGCCGTGCTGCTCCACGCTGCCGAGCGGCAGGACGGCGATGCGCCCCTCCTCGGCCGCGCGCCCGACCTCGACCCACGACATCTCCTTCCACATCAGTCCGGCGTAGTCGCGCTCGTCAAACGGCTTCATCGGCACGGCCCTCGTGTCAGGTTCGGGTTGTCCCTGCGGACGCCGGGCTACGGCCCGGTCGTCTTCGCCCAGTCGTCCGTGCGGAAGGGCACGGCCGGCAGGCCGTTCTCGTTGGCCAGGTTGCAGATCGGGTGCTTGGCCCAGGCGTAGCGGACGGCTGCGGGCTCCGGGACCTCGTCGCTCCACACGACGACCGTATCGCCGTCGATCCGGGCCTCGGCCCAGACGAACTTCCGCTCCGCGCCCGCGATGGCGAAGCCGGTCAGCGGGCCTCCGGGCATGGTCGTGAGCCCGCCGTGGACGTGGTCGAAGTGCAGCCGCACCCGGTTGCCCTCGACCTCCATCGTGGAGTAGACGGGACCGGAGTACACCAGGTCCCGCCCGTAGACCCTCGCCAGGGCGATCAAGGCCAGGCGTCGGCCGACCTCCTGTTTGTTCTTCGGATGGGCATCCTGGGCGTCGCCGATGTCGGTGGTGACGGCGAGGCCGCTGAGCGGGTCGTCGCGGGCAACCTGCCACTGGCCCTCGATGACCTCGGCCCAGCCGCTGTCGGTCGGGTGGTCGTAGATCGGCCGGAACGGCGCCAGGGCGACGATGAGGAACGCAAAATCGCCCTGCCCCCACTCCCGCCGCCAGGAGGCGATCAGCGCCCTGAGCAGCATGGCATACTCGTGCCCGCGGGGCTCGTTGGTCTCGCCCTGGTACCAGAGGGCGCCCCGGATGCCATAGGGCACGAGCGGCGCGATCGTTCCGTTCCAGAGCGTGGCCGGCTGGTGCACGCGCGAGCGTCCGACGAAGTAGGCCAGCACCGGCTTCGGCGGCGGCTCCTGCCCGGCGGCCCGGGCCTTCTCGGCGGCCGGTTCCCAGACGGCCATCTCGGCCTCGTACTTGTCCCGGAAGCCCTGTTCGTAGTCGACCTCGGCCTGCCAGCGCTCCATCGCGTCGGGAATGACCTCCGTGAGCGCGCCCATCTCCACCCAGGCCTCCGCGGCCGACGACCCGCACGCGCCGCAGATCAGGCCGATCGGCACGTCCAGTTCGCCCTGGAGATGCCGCCCGAAGAAGTAGCCGGCGGCCGAGAAGCGTGCTGCGGACTCGGGGCTGCACACCTGCCAGCGCGATTGCACGTCCCGCACGGGCTCCTCCAGGATGCGGGCCGGCACAGTGAACAGGCGGATGCTCGGATGGTCGGCCGCTGCGGTCTCCGCCTCCGCGTCCATGGCCAGGCTGAGGGACATGTTCATGTTGGACTGGCCGGAGCAGAGCCAGACCTCGCCCACCATGACGTCGGTGATCGTGATCGAGTTCGTGCCCGCGACGGTCATCTCGTGCGGGCCGCCGGGCTGCATCGGTGCCAGGCGCACCATCCAGCGCCCGGTCTCGTCGGCCGTGCCGCGGGCCGTTCGTCCCGCGATCGTCACGGAGACTTCTTCGCCCGGCGCGGCCGTGCCCCACACGGGGGCGTGAAGGCCCTGCTGCAGGACCATGTGGTCGCAGAAGAGGGCGTGCGGCCGGACGTCGGCGTTCAGACGGCCTCCGTTGAGTGCGGTCAGTGCCATGGCGACGATCATCGACCTCCTGAGTATCATCAGTGCCTCCGGGGACGTGCGCACTTGAATGTCCGGTCTCCTGGCATGTCACGGATGCGCCGGCGACGGGCCGGGCGCCGGTCTGAGGGCCTCTTCCAGGGCGTGCACGGCCGCCTCGTCGAGGCCGCCCCGTGCGACGGCGACCCGCACGGTCTGGCGTCCCAGGAGCGTGTACAGGGGCAGCAGGTCCGCCGCGTGGCGCGCGATCTCCGTGCAGTGCCGGCGGACGGTCTCCGCGTCGCCCCGGGCGATCGGGCCGGTGAGGCATTCGGGGATGCCGACGCGTTCGATGTTCGAGACCGTTCCGCGAATCAGGGGCAGGAGGGCGTCCAGAGCCTCCGCGCGGGGGATGCCGGCGGCCTCGGCC
This sequence is a window from Candidatus Brocadiaceae bacterium. Protein-coding genes within it:
- a CDS encoding PilN domain-containing protein translates to MGLQNAGRRRVVVWQRCGGCWLAVLGEAGGAAPLVLRTASLPGALRLPELPDALRWKKGSAGLLVVGSQDCRFRSVDLPPAPDGEVEAMLNLRLETELPWPPDARAWGWQSHSTKTGIEATVLALPSQDVAALESELEAVAWPRESVEAREAGLGQLAAHLVPAGTAAMVAADPEGIVVSVVSDGRMVYSRLLSAVPGERSSVHIALEVEQTLQHAAWQRGSGGPDAVFVAGDSPDGSLQRELQNAGLPVRELAPGPGLQVAPEAGDPADVLWRYPACVGALIAEHERRRGNRAAAPLLRGARPKRRLRAPAGVARLAVLNAVMCVALIASAFAVRHVRLRVVNAALTRAEPALAELAPLEDEVRVLQEEAACRTSQLDLLLAVAQALPEGVGVSELRSDRKGHVSIRGTAQSVEVVSKAVAALEADGRFSDTRFDRTEAAKQGKAFQIDFSVR
- a CDS encoding creatininase family protein, which gives rise to MKPFDERDYAGLMWKEMSWVEVGRAAEEGRIAVLPLGSVEQHGPMIPVGCDYLLAQYWGLEGARRARDDHGVPVVVLPALPFGRATHHTDFPGTISLSLETYLKVLEDVVREVLRAGFRKIACISGHGGNIAPATEGLRDLAGRLRREGIEDVRIYMADNRTCFTRGPEIYRRLDQGQFNFHADAWETSFFMYHRPDLVKPEGMVRPVVKRDSLPLHLNYYTRGDVTETGASGDPTRADTRYAELLEYFPTAFGEFLKKVWDEPLDRQAPAQSSPL
- a CDS encoding sialate O-acetylesterase, whose product is MILRRSMIVAMALTALNGGRLNADVRPHALFCDHMVLQQGLHAPVWGTAAPGEEVSVTIAGRTARGTADETGRWMVRLAPMQPGGPHEMTVAGTNSITITDVMVGEVWLCSGQSNMNMSLSLAMDAEAETAAADHPSIRLFTVPARILEEPVRDVQSRWQVCSPESAARFSAAGYFFGRHLQGELDVPIGLICGACGSSAAEAWVEMGALTEVIPDAMERWQAEVDYEQGFRDKYEAEMAVWEPAAEKARAAGQEPPPKPVLAYFVGRSRVHQPATLWNGTIAPLVPYGIRGALWYQGETNEPRGHEYAMLLRALIASWRREWGQGDFAFLIVALAPFRPIYDHPTDSGWAEVIEGQWQVARDDPLSGLAVTTDIGDAQDAHPKNKQEVGRRLALIALARVYGRDLVYSGPVYSTMEVEGNRVRLHFDHVHGGLTTMPGGPLTGFAIAGAERKFVWAEARIDGDTVVVWSDEVPEPAAVRYAWAKHPICNLANENGLPAVPFRTDDWAKTTGP